A portion of the Juglans microcarpa x Juglans regia isolate MS1-56 chromosome 1D, Jm3101_v1.0, whole genome shotgun sequence genome contains these proteins:
- the LOC121243143 gene encoding WRKY transcription factor 22 has translation MEEDWDLQAVVRGCASTGATSSSSTAAATTTASFLGNFRSNSWFSDFGGVGEQACSQLLSFPDPFEARYVSEELHELYKPFFPKPQPLSPQTSPNISPFSSLSSFTASSKAQTQQPHPQHQQQLPKQSQAGSGTSQRSKRRKNLLKKVCQVPAEGLSSDIWAWRKYGQKPIKGSPYPRGYYRCSSSKGCLARKQVERNRSDPGMFIVTYTAEHNHPAPTHRNSLAGSTRQKPFQNQTVPGSSDDSKKPNSTKPSSPATSMEDELGLPQSTTTDSKEESREEREDVVEDEEEDEFGISDVVLSDDFFVGLEGLVGPASEDCFSDHLPATFALPNWVANNAG, from the exons ATGGAGGAAGATTGGGATCTTCAAGCTGTGGTCAGAGGCTGTGCCTCCACCGGCGCCACCTCTTCCTCCTCTACCGCCGCCGCCACTACTACTGCTTCTTTTCTGGGAAATTTCCGTTCAAATTCCTGGTTTTCTGATTTTGGTGGCGTTGGTGAACAAGCCTGCAGCCAGCTTCTCTCATTCCCAGATCCTTTTGAAGCGAGATATGTTTCTGAGGAATTGCATGAGCTTTACAAGCCTTTCTTCCCCAAACCCCagcctctctctcctcaaaccTCACCCAATATCTCGCCCTTCTCTTCCCTTTCCTCTTTCACTGCATCATCCAAAGCCCAAACACAGCAGCCGCATCCGCAGCATCAGCAACAATTGCCTAAGCAGTCTCAAGCCGGTTCTGGGACCAGCCAGAGGTCCAAAAGAAG GAAGAACTTGCTAAAGAAGGTTTGTCAAGTACCAGCAGAGGGTCTCTCTTCAGATATATGGGCTTGGCGTAAATATGGTCAAAAACCCATCAAAGGCTCCCCATATCCCAG GGGCTATTATAGATGTAGCAGCTCGAAGGGATGCTTGGCCCGGAAACAAGTGGAGCGGAACCGTTCCGACCCGGGAATGTTCATAGTCACGTACACAGCTGAGCACAACCACCCTGCACCCACGCACCGAAACTCACTCGCCGGATCCACAAGACAGAAGCCTTTCCAGAACCAAACGGTCCCAGGCTCCTCCGACGACTCCAAAAAACCCAACTCAACCAAGCCCTCTTCGCCGGCAACTTCCATGGAGGACGAGCTTGGTCTACCCCAGAGTACAACCACTGACAGCAAGGAAGAAAGcagagaagagagggaggaCGTGGTCGAGGACGAGGAAGAAGACGAGTTTGGGATATCGGACGTGGTTCTGAGCGATGATTTCTTTGTGGGTTTGGAGGGGCTCGTCGGTCCGGCCTCCGAAGACTGCTTCTCCGATCACCTGCCGGCAACCTTCGCTCTTCCCAACTGGGTGGCCAACAATGCCGGCTGA